GTACCAGAATCACCAACCAGACGAATAGGCTTTTCAGTTAAAGCGGCCGTATGAATATGGTCAAAGATGATGTTGGTATTAAAGCGCTCTGCATGCTTTAAGAAGCGATCCATGAGCTCGGGACCTTGAACACCATCTGGGTCTGCTGGCCAGTTTTCCACATCAGTAGTAGTCATTAATTGACCGCCCTGTGCCAGGCCAGTAATGAGGGTCGGGCTCAAATTCGCGCGGGCCGCGTATACGGCAGCTGTGTAGCCGGCAGGGCCTGAACCTAGGATGAGGACTTTGGAGTGTTTTGGGGTATTTGTAGTCATCTCCAAATTATAGGATTGCTTGATTACAATCGGTAGAACATGGCAAGAACCGTATACCCGAAGTCCAAAACCCCTTTAAGCTCCCAGCCCCCTGAGAATCATGGGCAGGGCAGGATGCCCCGCCTCTTGCTTGAGGCCCGCTGGTTCATCTCCCTTGGTCTCTGTTTAGGCTTATTAGCCATTTTGGTGACTTATTCCAAGGCGGATCCAGCTTGGTCGCATGCCAGTTTTGAGGCTCCGAAGAACCTCGGTGGTCGTTTTGGTGCCTATTTGGCCGATTTATTGCTCTACATCTTTGGTATTTCCGCATTTTGGTGGGTAGTGCTGGTTGGGCGTCGCGTCCTAAGTGGCTGGCGTGAGCTCTGGAGCATCCCCTTGCCACCAGATCCAGATGCCAAGCCAGACTCCTTAGTAATGCGTTGGCTGGGCTTTGGACTGACTTTAGTGAGCAGCATGGGCCTTGAGTCCATTCGGATGCATTCGCTCACCTGGGAGCTCCCAAGACCTCCTGGGGGCATTTTGGGCGAACTGATTGGTGACCCACTTCAAATGACCTTAGGCTTTACCGGCTCTACCTTAGTCTTGCTATTTACTCTCTGCGCTGGATTGTCTTTATTCCTTCACTTTTCTTGGTTGGATGTTGCAGAAAAAGTCGGTCGATCCCTAGAGCTTGCTTATGACCGTTTACGCGAACGTCGTGATAGCGAAGAGGACCGTAAATTAGGTGAAGCAGCTGCCGAAGAGCGCGAGGAGTTTGTGGAAGAGTTTCGCGGGCGCGTTGAAATTGCTAAGCCAATACAGATTGTTCGTGCTCCCATAGAGATTCCAAAGAGTGCACGGGTTGAGCGCGAAAAACAACAGCCTTTATTTGTGGATATTCCGGATTCAGAGTTGCCACCCTTGGCATTGCTTGATCCTGTACCAGAAGCGAAAGAAACCATCTCAGCTGATGTATTGGAATTTACTTCTCGTTTGATTGAGCGCAAGCTGGCTGAGTTCAACGTGGAAGTCAAAGTTATTGCAGCCTATCCAGGTCCTGTAGTAACCCGTTATGAGATCGATCCTGCTGTTGGCGTGAAGGGTAGTCAGATCGTCAATCTCTCACGCGACTTGGCTCGTTCACTCGGTGTAGTAAGTATGCGTGTGGTGGAAACTATTCCTGGTAAGACTTGTATGGCTTTGGAGTTGCCAAACCCATCACGTCAATCGGTTTACCTCTCTGAGATTTTGAGTTCGCAGGTATATAACGACAGTCATTCCAACTTGACCCTCTCTTTGGGTAAAGATATTTCAGGTAGTCCGATTGTTGCTGACTTGGCAAAGATGCCGCATTGCTTAGTTGCTGGCACGACTGGTGCTGGTAAGTCTGTTGGCATCAATGCGATGATTTTGTCCATCCTTTTCAAGGCGAAGCCGGATGAAGTTCGTCTGATCATGATTGATCCGAAGATGCTCGAGATGGCGATGTACGACAAGATCCCCCATCTCTTATGCCCAGTTGTGACTGACATGAAGCAGGCCTATAACGCGCTCAATTGGGCTGTGAATGAGATGGAGCGTCGCTACAAACTGATGAGTAAGTTTGGTGTGCGTAACCTCGCCGGCTTTAATAAAAAGATTCTTGAGGCTGAAGAAAAAGGTGAGAAGCTCACCAATCCATTTAGCTTAACCCCAGATGATCCAGAGCCAATTTATAAAGCACCAGTGATTGTGATTGTGATCGATGAGTTGGCTGACTTAATGATGGTCTCCGGCAAGAAGATTGAGGAGTTGATTGCACGTATTGCTCAAAAAGCTCGTGCTGCCGGCATCCATTTGGTATTAGCAACACAACGCCCGAGCGTGGATGTAATTACTGGCTTGATTAAGGCTAACGTCCCAACGCGCATTTCTTTCCAAGTGAGTAGCAAGATCGATAGCCGTACGATTTTGGATCAACAAGGCGCTGAAGCACTGCTTGGTATGGGTGACATGCTGTACATGGCTCCAGGTACGGGCTTGCCGGTCCGTGTCCACGGCGCCTTTGTTTCAGATGATGAAGTACATCGTGTGGTCGAGTGGCTCAAAGAGAAGGGCGAAGCCAATTACATTGATGGCGTTCTGGAAGGTGCCGATGAATCTACGATTGATGCATTGACTGGTGAAGGTGGTAGCGAAGCCGATCCTTTGTACGACCAAGCAGTAGCCATCGTTCTAGAGAACAAACGCCCATCTATTTCATTGGTGCAGCGCCACCTGCGCATCGGTTACAACCGCGCGGCCCGCTTACTCGAGGATATGGAAAAAGCTGGATTAGTTTCAAAGATGGGTAATGGCGGCAATCGCGAAATCCTCCATCGCTCTTCCGAATAAGGCCACCCCTTGCGTAGACTGATTTCAGTAGCAGCCTTAGGGCTCACAATTTTTTTATCTCCAAACATAGTATTGGCGGAAGGTGAGAGCGGTGCAGAGCAGTTGCGTCAGTTTGTGCGTAACTCTAAAACTGCGGAAGGCGACTTTAAGCAACAACAGTTGCGCGCACCTAAAGCAAATGAACCGCAAGACAAAGGTTTAAAAGTAATTCGCCAAACTCAAGGACGGTTTGTATTTCAGCGTCCAGGCCGATTTATCTGGGATACGCAAAAGCCGTATGAGCAAAAACTGATTGCCGATGGCAAACAACTTATTTTGTGGGACAGAGATTTAAATCAGGCGACATTTAGACCTGCCGGCCAAGCCTTAGCGGCTACACCAGCAGCAATTCTTTTTGGTGAGACTTCTTTGGACCAGCATTTTGAGTTAGTTGACGGTGAAGATCGCTTAGGTATGAAATGGGTTGCTCTAGTGCCCAAGAAAAATCCGAATGCAAAGAATGGTAATGACTTGCCTTACACCAAGATCTCAGTAGGCATGGTCAATGGCCTGCCTAAAGCGCTCGAGCTCATTGATGGCCTGGGTAGCGTGGTTCTGGTTACTTTAGACAAGATCCAGCTCAATATCAATTTGCCTGCCAGTCGCTTTACTTTCAATCCGCCGGCTGGCGCAGAAGTCTTACGCTTAAACTAACGTCTATACCCATTAACGAATAGAGCATCACATGATTGATCCGCAATTACTTCGCAAAGATATCGCAGCTGTTGCTGCCCGATTAGCCACTCGTAAATTCCAGCTCGATGTTGATAAGTTCAACACCTTAGAGTCCGAGCGTAAATCTTTACAAACTCGCACAGAAGAATTACAAGCAAAACGCAACCAATTGGCTAAAGCGATTGGTATGAAAAAAGGTAAGGGCGAGGATGCTACTGCTGAGATGGCAGAAGCAACGCAGATTAACGTCGATATGGAATCAGGTGCAGCTCGCTTAGCAGTTTTGCAGGCAGAGATTGCGGATTTCTTAATGGGTATTCCTAACCTGCCGGATGAAGCCGTTCCGGTCGGTAAAGACGAGACAGAAAATAAAGAAGTAAAGCGCTGGGGCGCGATCCCTGGGTTCTCATTTCCCGTAAAGGATCATGTGGACTTAGGCGCACCCTTGGGTCTTGACTTTGAATCCGCTGCCAAGATTAGCGGTTCACGCTTTGTAGTTCTTAAAGGACCTGTTGCCAGATTGCATCGTGCCTTAGCGCAATTCATGATTGATTTACATACAACTCAGCATGGTTACGAAGAGCTTTACGTTCCCCTGATGGTGAACTCAGCCTCCATGCGTGGTACCGGTCAGTTGCCTAAGTTTGAAGAAGATCTATTTAAGGTCCCTCGCCAAATGGGCGGCGAGGATGGAGCGGGCGAAGCCAAAATTGAAAACTTTTATTTGATTCCAACTGCAGAAGTGCCTGTTACTAATTTAGTGCGTGACACGATTACTGCGGCTGAAGAGTTGCCGCTGAAATTTGCTGCCCATACTCCATGCTTTAGATCTGAGGCAGGTAGCTATGGTCGTGACGTGCGTGGCATGATTCGACAACATCAGTTTGAAAAAGTAGAGCTCGTTCAAATTGCCAAGCCAGAAGAGTCAATGCAGTTACTTGAAGAGTTAACATCACACGCAGAAAAAGTATTGGAGCTGCTCGAGTTGCCTTACCGAAAAGTATTGCTCTGCACTGGCGATATGGGTTTTGGTAGTACGAAGACATATGACCTGGAAGTGTGGATCCCGTCGCAGAATGCTTATCGCGAGATTAGCTCCTGCTCCAATATGGGCGATTTCCAAGCTAGACGTATGCAGGCTAGATATAAAGCTGGCCAAGGTAAGCCTGAGTTAGTGCATACCTTAAATGGTTCTGGCTTAGCAGTGGGTAGAACTGGTGTAGCGCTGCTAGAAAACTGCCAACAGGCCGATGGCAGCATAGCCATTCCGAAAGCCTTGCGACCTTATATGGGTGGTTTGGAAGTGCTAAAACCAATTTAATGTTTCAGAAAACCAAAAGCGATCCCGCTCAAATGAATAAGCTCTCGTTGCCTTTATTTTTGCTTTGCTCAGTATTGATTTCTCCAGCTGTTTTGGCGACTGAAAAAACCTATCGCTGCGAGGTTTTGAATGATGCCTATATTAAAAGCAATGGAGAGTTAGATATAGTTAAAGATAGTCCCCGAGTTGGTCAAGAATTTGCAGTAATCAAGAAAACTGGAGAAGTTGTTGGAGATGTTATGGATTCTTTAGGAAAACCTAAGGTCATTGCATCTGGAAGCAAGGGCAACTCTTATAAAGTGATTTGGACGCAAAAGGCTGCAGGCAAAGATGGTGCCTTTGTAGACTATCTCAGCATCGAAGGGTTTGCAAAAGACGGTAAGAAGCCTTTTGGATTCTTTTCTGGTGCACTGCTCATGACAGGCGTTTGCGACCAATAGATTGAAAAGCTTTGGGCAGGATTGGCGTTTAAGTTTTATGCTGGATACACCGGAGAGGTGGCAGAGTGGTCGAATGTACCTGACTCGAAATCAGGCGTAGGGTCAAGCCTACCGAGGGTTCGAATCCCTCCCTCTCCGCCAACTTGCTCCGATGGATCTACTTAGAATTGCTATCTGAGGTTACCCACCACAATCTGAAGTACTTGCAGAATAAGTAGTAAGGCAAGGGGCGATAAATCTAGAGCTCCAAAACTAGGAAGTGTTTTTCTAATTGGTGCGAGTAGGGGTTCTACAAGCAGTGAAACTAAATACTGAATCTGAGAGCCTGCGCCAATCCACGACAGAAGAACGCTTGCAAATACTATCCCAACTAATCCTGAAAGCATTAGATCGGCTAAGTCAATCAAGGCCAGCAGTAGCCATGAGATGTTAGAGAGATCGGCTCCGGAGAGCAATAATAGTATGGCTGTTTTTCCCGCAACCAATAGGTAGGCAGCTAAAAAACTGGCGACATCAAATCGTCTAATGCTGGGGATTAGCCTACGCAGGGGAATCACAATCCAATTGGTGAGTGGAAGCACATATGCACCAATGGTGCGACTTTGGCCTGAACCTAGATTAAATGCAAGCCACTGTAAATAACACCTTAGCAAGCAGGCGCCAGCCACAATACTTACTAAGACCTGAAGAAGGAGATTCATGATTTGTATCAGCATAGGGCTATTGTATGGTCTTTAAGGTTTAATTTCAGGTCTGAATGCTTTGTATTCTAAGGAGGCCTTTTGATCCCTTAAAACAATATCGTTGTTCCATGCTCTAATGCACAGCAATATGATTACTGTCGTTATCGCATCTTATAAGTATGGCCATCTTGCTGCACATTGCATCGAGTCTTTGCTTTCTCAAACCTTAGCGCCCAAAAGAATTATTTTTGTAGATGATGGGGCTCACGACTGTAGTCATCTGCCTGGCCTATATCCTGATATTGAATATATTCTCAGACCTCACAATTTAGGTACTGTCGATAACTTTCACGACTTATTAATGATGGTTGACACGGAGTATGTTCTTTTTCTTGGGGCTGATAATTGGCTCAGATCTGATGCAATAGAGCTGTTGTCTGATTTCAGTGCGGATATTGTCACTTATGACATTGTTGTAACCGGTGAGCTTAAGGAAGAGATTCATGATCGCGTTCCGGGTGAGACCAATCCCTATCAAGGCGATCTGTATTGGGATCGGGAGGGCAAGCATCATGGCTCCATGATGTATCGCACCTCTTTGGGTCAGAAAGTAGGCTACAAGCAAAGGTATGCTGATGGTATTCATCCACAAGAGGATTGGAATCTTTGGGACAAAATGCGAGAGCAGGGCGCCTCAGTGGATAGCTTAAATGAAGGCCTACTGTTTTATAGAAGGCATCGTGAAAACTTTTTGAAGTACGACCACCTTGCAGATGCTCTAGGCGAGCAACCTTAGTTTGATGTTCTCAAGTTAGACCGGATTTCTTTCAGGGTGTCAGCATCGACAGATAGTCTGATACCCAGCATTCCTGAATTCTCAAGCACGGGCGTTTTTCTGAGGCTCGCTTCAATCGATTCCACTTCAGAGTGGCGAGCACAGGCCTCAACAATTCTGGTCAGCAATCTTTCTTGAGTTTCGTACTGGCCATCCTGAGCTAAGCGATTGATTTCAATAACGAGTGGATCGTAATCAAACACATGCTCCATGCCATCGCTTGCAATCAATATCAGGCTTGGATTAATCCATAGAATCAGATCCAGAAGATGTTGATTGGGAATGGTAGCCCCAGGAGCATAGGTTCCAATTGCAGTATTCAGTTGAAGGTCTTTTAGTTCTACACAAGCTATTGATGTCATGTGATGCTTTTCTTGCCTTTTGAGAATGTTGCTTTATTCGCTGAAGGTCACTACGTGATCAGCTACCAGGTGTATACCAATCTTTTCACCAATTGCATGATCATGGTGGCTAGGAACAAAGGCGTATATTTCAGTGCCCGATCCCAGTTTGAGCGTATATAAAAAGTCAGCACCCCTGAAGGTCTTGCGAACGACCTCCGCTAGCAAAGTGCTGTGGTCATCATGTTGAATATCATCGGCGCGCAAGAGCACATCAATTTCTTTTCCAAGATCGTTGCTGCGATCTTCCTCTAATTCCAGTTCACCCAACTCAATTTTGACTTTGTTGTTGGCTTGCACGATGCCCTTCACAAATACTCCGCGGCCAATAAAGTCGGCGACGTAACGATTAACGGGTTTGTGATAGAGCTCATAAGGAAGATCCCACTGAACTACTTTGCCTTCAGACATCACACCAATCTTATCGGCAATTGCAAATGCTTCATATTGATCATGAGTCACGAGCAGGGCAGTAATGTTGTTTGCCTTAAGAATTTCTCGGGTCTCCCCTGCAAGGCGTTCTCTCAGTTCAATATCCAGGCTGGAGAAGGGTTCATCTAGCAAAATTAAATCAGGCCCTGGTGCCATCGCTCTGGCTAAGGCTACACGTTGCTGTTGGCCGCCACTTAATTCATGAGGGTAGGCATTGGCCTTATCGGAGAGAGAGACTCGTTCGAGCCATTCCATTGCAACGCTAGATCTCTGTTGGCTGGGGAGATGCTGCAGACCAAAGGCAATATTCTCAAGAACATTTAAGTGAGGGAAGAGGGCAAAGTCCTGAAAGACCATACCTACTTTTCTTTGGTTGGGTGGGATCTGGATAGAGGCAGAGCTCACAACCTGATCTCGCAGGAGAATTTCGCCAGCTTTTACAGGCTCAAACCCACAGATCGCACGGAGAACCGTAGATTTTCCACAGCCCGAGGAGCCTAATAGGCAACCAATCTCACCTTGGGAAAGATCCAGATTCAGGCCGTTGACGGCTGTTACGCGTCCTTGACCATCTCGACTGGGGTAGTCAATTTCCAGCTGTTTGATAGAAAGCAGTGTGTGAGCGGAGTTCATCCCTATAATTTTCTCATTAATGCTAGTGGTTTAATACATAGCTAGAGTCTAAACGGATTGTGGATTTGATGAATCGTATTGTGGTGCCGCTTGCCCTGTTGTTATTTTTGCCCCTATTCGGCTTGGCAGCGCCATTCCTAATTCCTGGGAATAATCTTTTAGCTAGTGGCACGCTTAGCCATCTATGGCACTTTGTCTTGGGTGGTTACATTGCTTCGACCTTAGTGTTGATTCTTGGTGTCGGCGTAGGTGTATTTATTCTGGGGGTGGGTAATGCCTGGATTATTGCTAGCTATGATTTTCCGGGTAAGAAAATATTTGAGTGGGCTTTAATTCTGCCCTTAGCCGTACCCACTTATGTCATGGCTTATTTGTTTGTCGATCTTCTGCAATTCTCAGGCCCGATACAGAGCACACTGCGCGCCGCACTAGGAATGGATTCGCTATGGTTCTTCCCGGATCCACGCTCCTTGAGTGGCGCGATTTGGTCGTTCTCCTTCTGCCTCTTTCCTTATGTTTATCTCATAACGCGCACTGCTTTTTTGGAGCGCAGCGGTAGATTGATTGAGGTTTCAGAAACGCTGGGTTATAGCCCGCTTCAAGGATTTATAAAATTGGTATTGCCAATGGCAAGACCAGCCATCTTTGCCGGTATGGCTTTGGCGCTGATGGAGGTCTTAGCCGACTTTGGAGCTGTGTCTTATTTTGGTGTTCAAACTTTTGCAACGGGTATCTTTAAGGCCTGGCTTTCTTTTGGCGATCGCGTAGCAGCTGTGCAGCTTGCATTGGGTCTATTAAGTTTTGTTTTGCTTATCTTCTTTATTGAGCAAAGTAGTCGCTCAAAACTACGATATGCCTCCTCAACGCGAAGCAGACCGCTAGCAAAGACTCTACATGGCAAGAAAGCTTATTTGGCATTTGCTTTTTGTGGCGCTACCTTGCTATGCGGTTTTTTGCTGCCAGCATTTGCACTCCTGCAATTACTCTTTAAGCAAGGTCTCACAATCGATATTCGATATCTCGATTGGTTGGGTAATTCTTTATCTGTTTCGTTGCTGACTGCAGTAATTTCCGTTGCACTCGCTGTCTTTTTTGCGTATGCAGTGAGAATGAATACTCGCTTAAGCTGGGTTAATCGATTGCTGGGTTTTGGTTACGCATTGCCTGGCGCAGTACTGGCTATCGGCATCCTTTCCTTCTTGGAAATATTTCACCTTGCTTGGTGGATGTCTGCGAGCATGCTGGTGCTGGTCTACGCTTACTTAGTTCGATTTCTTTCATCGAGCTTGCAAAGCGTGGAAGCGGGGCTGGCACGCATTACGCCATCTATGGATGCCTCGGCGGCGCTACTCGGGCTTACTAAGGGGCAGATTCTGAAACGAGTTCACGTACCCTTGCTTAAGCGTAGCCTAATCACTGCCGGCCTCTTCGTCTTTGTGGATGTGATGAAAGAGTTACCAGCAACACTCCTATTGCGCCCCTTTAACTTTGATACCTTGGCTGTAGCAACCTACCAACTGGCTGCTGATGAGCGCCTCGCTGAACTGGCCTTGCCTTCCTTAACGATTGTTTTAGTGGGGCTATTCCCAGTTTTACTGCTTTCCAGGGTAATTTCTAAATCTTAATTGATAATCATTCGTATTTGTGATACATTGGATGTAATCTAATACTGATCGCAAATACAGCAATGACAAGTCCAACAATACGTAAATTCTTAGTTCCTACTGCTTTGATTCTGGGCACATTTATGGCATTGCCATTGCATGCTCAAGACGCCAAAGAGCTCAATCTTTATTCAGCTCGTCACTATCAAACTGATGAAGCGCTCTACAGCGATTTCACTAAAAAAACTGGTATCAAGATTAACCGTATTGAGGCTGATGACAATGCTCTGGCCGAGAGATTAAAAAGTGAAGGCGCCAATAGTCCGGCTGATGTGATTTTGATGGTAGATGCAGCACGATTATGGCGCGCTCAAATTGATGGATTCTTTAAACCAATTCACTCGAAGTATTTAGAGAGCCGAATTCCAGCAAACTTACGATCTAAGCCTGAGCCAGAGGGCTCAACTTGGTTCGGCTTCTCGACTCGAGCTCGTTTGGTGGTCTATAACAAAGCCAAAGTGAATCCACATGATGTTGATACTTATGAGAAGTTAGCCGAGCCAGTAAATAAAGGTAAGGTGTGCACGCGTTCAGGCGCTCATCCTTATATGCTGTCATTGATTGGCGCCATGATTGAGCGTCGTGGCGAGGCAGCGACAGAAGAGTGGGCAAAAGGTATGGTCAGCAATATGGCTCGCCCTCCAAGGGGTGGCGATACCGATCAAATCAAAGCGGTTGCGTCTGGGGAGTGCGGAGTTGCTTTAACGAATTCGTATTACCTAGTTAGACTTTTGCGTTCCACTAAGCCAGAAGATCAAGCCCTCGTTTCTAAGATTGGTTTTGTTTGGCCAAATCAGCAAACGACTGGCACGCATATCAATATTGCAGGTGGTGGCGTAGCGAAGAATGCACCGCACTCACAAGCTGCCATTCAGTTTCTCGAGTACTTGGCTAGCGATTCTGCGCAAGAATATTTTGCAAACGGTAATAACGAGTGGCCTGTGGTGAAGTCAGTCAAGATTGAAAATGAAGGCCTAAAAATGTTGGGATCATTTAAGGCTGAAAACATTTCTGTTGCTGCTATTGGCAAGAACCAGATTGCCGCTCAAAGATTGCTAGACAGGGTTGGCTACAAGTAAGTTTTATTAGGGAAAACCCTTGACTTTTAGAGGGTTTTCGTTTACATTAAGAATTCGCTGAAAGCCGGCTTTCAGCATAAGAAGCGTACAGACTAGAGTTTTACCGCAGTTGTGGAGACTGTCAGTACGCTTCTTAGAAATATTCCTTAAAAGCAATAGCCAAGTCACAACAGTGACCATCTGAAAATCAGCAATGGGCTGCAGCAAATCAAAAAGCATTTAAAAAGTAAATACCAATAACAGCAGGGTCTCTGCTCGTGTGCAATTTTCACATTGGGTCTTTGGTCGCCAAAGGTGACTAGAATGACTCTATTCCTTAAGAGATATGGATTCCCCTATGAAAATCGTCCTAAGCGCTTCAGTGCTTGCCGCCTCTCTTGTGATGTTGGCATGCGGAACACCGCCAAGTGAGTTTGGGGTCTATCGACAGTCTGATGGAACGGTTGGGGTTCATGCCCCAAAATCCGCTAAAGATACTGAGGCTCAGGCCGCAGCAGCAGAGGAGTGCAAAAAACTAGGAAAGCGAAGCGCCACTATTGTTGAGACTCGCAAAACAGTGAACGACCGCTTTCCTATGACCTACATTTTTGTGTGTAATACCTATTAAGTTACACCTGCTTAGCTAAGCAACCATTTCTTAATCGATTTATTGACACACATTGCATCTAAAGCCAGTCCAAAAAATTCAGAGCCATTGGTAACCATGCTCTCAATGGCCTCAACCTTGCCAGATTTCACGCCACGTAAATACGTAGCAGCGCGATAGCGTAAGAAGTGCTCATTCTGACCTTCCTCATTGTCCGTAGAGCAGATTTCTAAGCTGCCATAGCGGGTCTCTGGGTTGATATTCAGAATAGAGAGGCCTAATGCACCAATCAAATTTTCTGGGACGGGAATAGGAACATAAGAGTAGAGAGAGACCAGCTGCTCTTGTTCGTCAACCTCAATAATGTGGTCAACATCGAACACATCTTTTTCTGTCAACTCAGTTTCACCAGAATCGCCGCCACCAAAGGTGGATTCGAATTGCAGCATTGCTGTATTGCTATCTTTAGAGATATCAATCATGTCAGGATAGCCAAGTAAGCCTTTCCACCAGTACATGAGCGAGAAGGTGCACGGTTTTACTTCAACCAGACCTTTATTGGTTGATTTGGCAAAGTACAGGCCGTAGAACTCATCATCTTCCTCGAGTCCGTACTGATCAACCTTGAGTTTTTTTGGTGCAGCTGTCTTTGAAGACTTCTTGCTAGCTTTCTTAGGCACAGGTTTTTTGGCTGCAGGCTTCTTCGCCGCTACCTTTTTAACCGCCTTCTTCGCCGCTGGTTTTTTAGCAATCGCTTTTTTGGCGATAGGCTTTTTAGTTGCTGATTTTTTCACTACCTTCTTTACGGCCTTTTTAGCTACCACTTTCTTGGCGGCAACTTTCTTAACGGCTTTCTTTGCAGGGGCTTTTTTTACTACCTTAGTAGCTACTTTCTTTTTTGCTGGAGACTTCTTTGTAGCCATGGTCTATTACCCTTCCTATTGGTAGTTAATGTGCTTAGCGCACAAATGGATATTACTTCAGTTCTATCCACTTTTGCTGATACCTATATGGGGATTTACCTAGCAATATCAAGGATCAATCCCTAATTATTCTTTGGGCTTTGGAGGAAGGAGCGTGGTGCTTGAATTTAAATGCGAACTTGCTACACTGGAACGGTGCAGTTATGAATAACCTCAACCTAAAGAGAATTTATGTTCCCTGAATATCGCGAGTTAATTAGTAAGCTGAAAACATCAGATCGTCACTTTTCTCATTTATTTGATAAGCACAACAATCTCGATCAAAAGATTCAAAGAATGGAAGCTCATACTGAGCCTAGTACTCCGGAAGAAATCGAGAATCTGAAAAAGGAAAAGCTTTTACTGAAGGACCAACTGTACACAGTCTTGAAAAAAGCCAGCGCCACCTAATTGGCTCAGACCATCAGAGCCTCTATTTGGGTCCGATGGTCTTTTATTGATACCTACGCTTTCTTTAAAAAGCAGGCTTTGAGCAACATATTGCCTGCCTCTGTCTTGCAGTCCACCTCATGATCGCCAGATACCAGGCGAATACCCTTGATCTT
The genomic region above belongs to Polynucleobacter sp. AP-Ainpum-60-G11 and contains:
- a CDS encoding iron ABC transporter permease, whose product is MNRIVVPLALLLFLPLFGLAAPFLIPGNNLLASGTLSHLWHFVLGGYIASTLVLILGVGVGVFILGVGNAWIIASYDFPGKKIFEWALILPLAVPTYVMAYLFVDLLQFSGPIQSTLRAALGMDSLWFFPDPRSLSGAIWSFSFCLFPYVYLITRTAFLERSGRLIEVSETLGYSPLQGFIKLVLPMARPAIFAGMALALMEVLADFGAVSYFGVQTFATGIFKAWLSFGDRVAAVQLALGLLSFVLLIFFIEQSSRSKLRYASSTRSRPLAKTLHGKKAYLAFAFCGATLLCGFLLPAFALLQLLFKQGLTIDIRYLDWLGNSLSVSLLTAVISVALAVFFAYAVRMNTRLSWVNRLLGFGYALPGAVLAIGILSFLEIFHLAWWMSASMLVLVYAYLVRFLSSSLQSVEAGLARITPSMDASAALLGLTKGQILKRVHVPLLKRSLITAGLFVFVDVMKELPATLLLRPFNFDTLAVATYQLAADERLAELALPSLTIVLVGLFPVLLLSRVISKS
- a CDS encoding YdcH family protein, which translates into the protein MFPEYRELISKLKTSDRHFSHLFDKHNNLDQKIQRMEAHTEPSTPEEIENLKKEKLLLKDQLYTVLKKASAT
- a CDS encoding extracellular solute-binding protein codes for the protein MALPLHAQDAKELNLYSARHYQTDEALYSDFTKKTGIKINRIEADDNALAERLKSEGANSPADVILMVDAARLWRAQIDGFFKPIHSKYLESRIPANLRSKPEPEGSTWFGFSTRARLVVYNKAKVNPHDVDTYEKLAEPVNKGKVCTRSGAHPYMLSLIGAMIERRGEAATEEWAKGMVSNMARPPRGGDTDQIKAVASGECGVALTNSYYLVRLLRSTKPEDQALVSKIGFVWPNQQTTGTHINIAGGGVAKNAPHSQAAIQFLEYLASDSAQEYFANGNNEWPVVKSVKIENEGLKMLGSFKAENISVAAIGKNQIAAQRLLDRVGYK